The DNA window GACGGACCCCATTATAAAGTAACGTACCCTCTTGCGGCCGCAGCGCGCGGGCGGTATGACGACGCCGTGCTGTTTTTGTAGATGCTTCTTCCAGTAGCAGCGGCGCGTGAAGCACGAGTGGCACACGTCGCACTCGAAACTGGTAAAAAAagtcttgtaaaaaaaatggaattctgGCTTTTCGCCAAACATGttttgtcaatgagggctatcgttttttgtctttctagatggcgccactgttgcgtgaggtttttaagtgtggcttactaagtctgttattacgggcgagAAAACAAAGTTTTGTTTAGTAATACCCCTTaccaccttaaaaccgtaccataaaaatatcgagcaaccacagtcttgcgtagtcccgttttgtttggaaaaaaagggaggaaagtttccgaaagacaaaactgtctcaaaaggCACAGGCAATTATTGcaccgtaacgcatatttgccataattaatttctcttaatgcaaaatatttacaaaattattctaattgtaaataaacccgcgtagctcacccaaaaactatgagatttgtcatttcggagacctcacgctacactagcgcttctagtggcgaattcagtggcgaattcataggcgatagccctcattgtcataGTGAGGTGCGGCGCGGGTGGTATGCTGTGGCGAGGCGAGGGTTGCATTGTGTGGCGTGGCGCGGGTGGCATAGTTTGCCGTGGCGTAAGTTGCATTGTGTGGCGTGGCGCGGGTGACATAGTGTGGCGTGGCCGGGATCGTATAATGGAGCGTGGCACGGGTGGCATAGTGTGCCATGGCGTAAGTTACATTGTATGGCGTAGCGCAAATTGCATTGTGTGGCGTGGCGCGGGTGACATAGTGTGGCGTGGCGGGGATCGCATAATGGAGCGTGGCACGGGTGGCATAGTGTGCCGTGGCGTAAGTTGCATTGTGTGGCGTGGCGCGGGTGACATAGTGTGGCGTGGCGCGGGTGGCATAGTGTGCCGTGGTGTAAGATGCATTGTGTGGCGTAGCGCAAATTGCATTGTGTGTCGTGGCGCGGGTGGCGTAGTGTGTCGTGGTGTAAGATGCATTGTGTGGCGTAGCGCAGTTTGCATTGTGTGGCGTGGCGCGGGTGACATAGTGTGCCGTGGCGTAAGTTGCATTGTGTGGCGTAGCGCAGGATGCATTGTGTGTCGTGGCGCGGGTGGCGTAGTGTGTCGTGGTGTAAGATGCATTGTGTGGCGTAGCGCAAATTGCATTGTGTGTCGTGGCGCGGGTGGCGTAGTGTGTCGTGGCGCGCTCACCGTTTGATGGCGTCGTGGCTGTCCTGGTGGCGCCGCAGCTTGGTCCGGTCGTAGAACCGCTTGGGGCACTGCGCGCACGCGTGCGGGCGGGAGCGCTCGTGCGTACGGCGCATGTGCGATAACAAGTTCGACGAGTTGTAGAAAGAATTCGCGCAGATGGCACACTGGTAGTTCTTCTCGCCTGCGGGaaacaaaaagttaaaaggaAGTTTTCGCgttttgtgattttttgttatatcgtatcaaattaaataatacatcgCTAGCAAAATTTACATTTGTAATATTCATAAAGTTCGCTCACAAAAATGATTGATGTTgcaatacaatcttttttttaagtagtgacgcgTCACTACTTtgtagtatataataataaaagtataatataaacttacaaaaaattaaaacgttcgtacgaaatttaaaattaaacattggCTTTGCTGTAGCCAGTTAATAAAATAGATGAGAGAGCGGACGTGGGTCATTATTTGAGCGTTTCAAtcgcctcattttcgtggtcacatttttttatgaacggacggtagattttgatgtcattttcgattattttttagtcGTCccgtcctgtacttctactagaaAACCTGGAAACTATAACAGAATCTTTTACCGGTGCATATAGTGAGAATTTTGGTGGGCGAATGATTTATATTCCTTGTATTTGGATGGATCGATGATCGATGAAGGGATGGTTGGACGGATGGATTGGTGGTTGGACGGATGGATGAATAAATGAGGTGAAATGCAATTATTTGTTGCACGAAGTATTCCTTCAGATTTTACAAACATTTACCCGCCAGCCGTTCCTTCAGTACCTTTTTGAACTCATTTAATACTTGGGATGACATGTATGCTAAGATGCGGCCGGACTGACCGATGTGTATCCGCATATGCTTGGTGAGGTCGTGGCGGTGCCAGAGAGCCTattccgaagttcgaaaatcgaagttcgtatcgtaccgtccctctcgctctcgtctcgtattaaatagtataagtgtcagagggatggaacgacacgaacttcgattttcgaatttcgtagtagccctgcaggtgcgGTACTCGCACTGCGGGCACGCGTGTACAGGCGGCAGGTGCCAGCGCAGGTGAGAATAGTGAGAGCTTTGGATGGATGaatgcatggatggatggaggAATGGATGGATGTAGGAATGGATGGAATGAGAAATGGATAGATTGAAGAGTGGATAGATGGATGAATGGACGGATGAATGAATCGAGGGCTAGATGGATGGATAAATGGATCGAgggatagatggatggatggaaagatggacggatgcctggatggatggatggatggatggatgaatggaaagatggacggatgcctggatggatggacgaacggaaggatggatggatggatgaatggatcgATAGATGGATGGGTGATAGATGGATGGAGGCGGGCGAACGTCTCGTATGCTAAGATGTAGGACACTGACCGCTGTGTATCCGCATATGCTTGGTGAGGTCGTGTCGGTGCCAGGTGCGGTACTCGCACTGCGGGCACGCGTGCACCGGCGGCAGGTGCGACCGCAGGTGAGAGTAGTGCGAGCTCTGGTACGTGAACGTCTTGCCGCAGAACTGAggaaagatcatcatcatcgtcatcccagcctataaacgtcacactgctgggcaaaggccttctcgcggaatgagagggcttgggcagtagttccctcACGGGAACAGTTAGCCATTGAGAACTTATCATatatcatcatatcatcatgggacacttgacaccaattgacccagtcccaaactaagcaaagtttgtactatggatactaggcaacggataaacatacctatatagataaatacatactgaaatacatattaaacatccaagacccgtcTACTCAATAAATGTGTCTTGAATCATTGgcgatgtatgtatgtatgtatgtatgcaggtataactctttattgtacagtggaatgaaaaggttgattttattcctccatctccattttgccaacGAACTTCCACGCGGGGAGAGCGTCTTCACCTTTATGTAGTTAGTGCTCCGTTAGcccgcacgaagcggtttgcttcatcgtTCATaagcgaactgctaaggaatggaattcgctcccgtcgtctgtatttccggataaatacaactagggctcttcaaggctagagtgaataggctgttactgaaccagtgagatacacctttggcctcatctgcacttgacatcaggtgagataggggtcaatgacggtcagttttatgtaaaaaaaaaacaatttttaaataaattcgtttaCACGACTACACGTTGCAAGAACATGTTACCTTTTTAAATGACATTATGACGAAACAAACATATCATACTCGGCCTATAAAGAAGTTATactgagcaagcaaaaacagaccttaaggttgtcaaccttttcattccgcaaATGCACACAAAACACATTACAAAAATCAGATTCTGGCTAGAAGCAAAAATGAACATATTTCAATTCATAAAGGGGATCTCTTCGAGTTAACCTTCATGGTACCTTACCTCGCAGACCCACAAGCTGCTCTTGTCCCCCTTGGGGCGGGGGGTGGGGCGCGGCGCGGGGTGCGCGCGCGCACGGTGCGCCGCCAGCTCCACCTTACTGGTGAAGTGCAGGTCGCAGGCGGGGCACGGCACGCGACGCACTTTGAACGGCACACCCGCTGTCtggaatataaaataaaaaacaaaacgttgATACGATCTTCTTAAACTTAAGAGCTAGGTACGCTCTTGTAGGTGGAGTAGCCGCCATTCCGCATCATAACATAGTAAGTAGAGCACAAAACACAagatcagccaaatatgtggtctaccacctaccaccctaaagttgataatcgttttcatgtcacaaaacaataatgccaatagacgtgtctgtcaactttaaagttcgactttagcgcgGCATATTCATTAGATAGGAACTTTTTGAGAAACACTCATTTAATAAAGAGCAAAGGATCTCACCTCAGTGGTCcagctgtctgtctgtgtgtcgtCCTCCGGCGCGGAGtcagcggcggcgcgcgcgcggggcGGCCGCCCGCGCCGCTTGTGCGGGCCGCGCTTGAGCGCCCGCGGCTTGACGCTGACTGGGCTGAGACATACAAAATAACCatgtcctactaatattataaatacgttGTGTACAGTCTCCATCAGACCAAGGAgaggccaaggtgatcaaaaatatcgaaacttgaactctaatctaataccttaataatagagtacatatagatatagatatctGATGACAGCTGTACTAACAACCTCACTCATGTGTGTATTAGGGTTGTAATggaacttcgcctccgcctccgcctccgtattttttttgcggagttataACGGAGGTTTAATTCTCATTTCATCAGCACACACAGCGCAGCGCAGCGGGAACACGGTCGGGGTGGGGGCGGGCGTATGTCAAATAACACACGACACCAGGAATCAACCTGTCTCGCTGCTTGGACGTAGGAAATTGtaatgtacctatgtttgatTGTACCGcgattttttaaagtgattttgtacaaagtaattgtttatttaagtcacatgcacgatgacgccgaaaacaagagagatttggcagttttttttttaaaattagagATTTTTGAGAtgaataaagcataaactactattttttccacatccactttcacctccgcatccgcctccgttaACTTCCACATCCGTGGAGGTGAAACTTGTcgcctccgcatccgcctccgcctccactaagaaggcctccgttacaaccctagtgtgtatatttgttactctttcacaccACACTATGTCACCCGCGCCACGCCCACTAGACCACCCGCGCCACGTCATACTATGTTACCCGCGACACGCCACGCTATGCCACACGTGCCACGCCACACTATGCCACCCGCGCCACGCCCACTAGACCACCCGCGCCACGTCATACTATGTTACCCGCGACACGCCACGCTATGCCACACGTGCCACGCCACACTATGCCACCCGCGCCACGCCCACTAGACCACCCGCGCCACGTCATACTATGTACCCGCGACACCCACGCTATGCCACACGTGCAACGCCACACTATGCCACCCGCGCCACGCCCACTAGACACCCGCGCGCACGTCATACTATGTTACCCGCGACACGCCACGCTATGCACACGTGCCACGCCACACTATGCCACCCGCGCCACGCCCACTAGACCACCCGCGCCACGTCATACTATGTTACCCGCGACACGCCACGCTATGCCACACGTGCCACGCCACACTATACCACCCGCGCCACGCCCACTAGACCACCCGCGCCACGTCATACTATGTTACCCGCGACACGCCACGCTATGCCACACGTGCCACGCCACACTATGCCACCCGCGCCACGCCCACTAGACCACCCGCGCCACGTCATACTATGTTACCCGCGACACGCCACGCTATATATGTTAGAGCTGTTAcctatcctacttcctattaatattaaaaatgcgaaaatgttactccttcacgctaaaacgattGGACTATTCGGATGAAaagtagctggacgtctgaaataacacataggctacgttTTATACCGATCCTGCAGGAATATagagaatattataaatgcgaaaagtttgtaagtctgtttgttggtTACTTCATCATGCCTCAACCGCTGAaccggtttagatgaaattcggtgtacacatagtttgagtccccagGAAAAacatgatagtttttatcccggaaatttgcATTGTTCCCGTGGGATTGCGATAACCTAATTCTCCGCGGACGTAGTTGCGGGTAGCggctattaatatttatttttgatggaTAATGTACAGTTAGTTAGTGAAATCTAAGCTGcataagataaacatttacaaTCTAATCTACGAAACTCACCTATCTGCCTTCTCTTTCTTCATTTTAATCCTAATGCTCTTTCTAACAGTATCCAACCAccctccatcatcatcatcaccaatttCATCACCAATTTCATCACCTACATCCATGTCCATCTCAATTTTAACCGTAACAGGTGTTACGGGTACACAAGATGCCTTCGGAAGTTCATCTGTTGATATGTTTGTGTTTGTCAAGTGCGAGCGCAGTGAGTTCTGGGAGTCGAGGCATATCCTTTTGAAGGAGTGAGCGGTGCGGAGGCGCGAGACGCATGGCTGGCAGATCAGGGTGGGAAGACTCGGGGTTGGGAGGAGCtgaaaatttttaaaatcagaatcagaaaaaaatgtttattgtaaaACATATGAAGGCTGTAAGATACAGAGTTGTTACAAACATTTTGTGATCTTTATGTCTTGCCAATGGGTGTACAAAACATTAAATAGTAGGGTGGAgcgaatttttgtttttaattttgaatgctgaatagtgctaaaaagttgcgatttgttcaaaggtttatgagaaaaataaaaaatttcaaacCTACTTTGAGCCCTCTACTTGTCATtcaaagatttgaaaaaaaactttattcttaTGTGAAATTACAAAGTTTTCATACAAGAATCAAAATCTTCAAGGTAAGTTAGAGGGCTAAAACATAtgtcgaaaaaataatttaaaaataatgtaagaaaCTAGTCCACATGCACGTTTTTAGAGATATTCAAGACtgattaaacaactttttttttctccatacatAGACACTCCACCCTATTAAATAAGGGGGGTTTTTGTAATGTCACTGTACTggttttggtgatcaataaagaatatttgtattgtattgtatttaaaaatacacaattaaaATCAATATTACAAGGacataattttgcaagaaaaatccaACTTTATAAAACTTTCTtactggcattttttttttccaacttatcatcatcatcatcatcatcatcatcccactgcagggcacaggcttcctctccgaatgagagggcttggactgtAGTTTTGACGCATCCAGTGCACTTTGGAAGCTTCATagacacaccattaaatttattCGCCAGTGTTTCCTTCACCATAgaactcatggtaaatttcaaatgttgtatctttgcacataaattcctaaaaactcagaggtgcgagtttGGGTTTGAACTCatgatcttctgcttgagagccgATAGGTCAGACCACTAGGCTATGGCTAAAGCAAAGCCAACAAGACTTGATATACTTCAACTTAGTCAGATATGTGATTATTAGTGTTTCCCTCCTTTTCTGTCtcatgacataatttatctAGTCTTGTTGGCTTTGCTTTAAGAACAAATTGAGAACCTAGCAATGCTCTTCTAATCTAAATCCAAACTAGTAACTATAAAGAGAAGGATTTGTTTGTGCTTGTTTGGATTAAGTAACTCAAAACTACTAAACCTGTACTTATATTATGCTTATATTTGCTTTTGTATATTATCACTActtttttacatacattatttcaagtcaagggtcaattttgttgatatattgatttgagatatgaGATTTTTCTTAAATACTAACAATGTGTTGTCCCGGGATACTGTGCACTTCCCAGAAGTTGCAAACAaagggtatttttttataattcagtCCATACATGTGTTCCACTGGACGTAGGTCTCCTAAGTTTTCTATTATTTGCTAACATGATTTTTCCTATTCATCCTTACATACAACTAAAAAGGAGGTATTAGAAGTACCTAGAATAGAGTTTATAGTGTGAACTTACAAGCAGCCCTGTACAGTACTCTATTTGTTCAACTAAATCGTTTTCTTTGACAAATAGCTCCTGCATTTCATCTCCAGACGACAAACATACTCTGCACAAATCATCCCTTTTAAAATCTGATTCCATAGTTCGTTACTTCTTTCCTCAGTGAACACTTTAACTTAATTAAATGGTAAATATTTCGATACATACAAGATGTCGTTATCAAATGAGTTCTTAAATAATGgtaaatttaagtaaataatgaaatgaaaacaataattctgatatttatgtaggtacagtacaTGTATGGAATGGACTTGACATGACAAACAAGACAAGTGACGTgtgtgacagtgacagtgacacTTGAATGAAGTGATATCGGTGCTCCCtctattatataaattatgaaCTACGAAAAACAGAACTTGTTGACTTGCTACTCATCGCTAGATGACACTGTAACTAATTAGTTTATCAAGTCACAGTAGAAAAATCTAACAGTAAGTAATATTGCTTAACAAGTGTTTTTGGAAACTAGCATACtgccttttttttttctactgtgACATTTAAGTTTACTAATTTACAAACTAGATGGCGTTGTACAACCAATGGCTTTACACCGGGCCATGAAGTTTTGCTATTTAATGCTAGATGGCAGTGCAAAGAAAAAAGTATATTCAACAATAGATGTCACTATGAtgccacttacttttttttttttttactttttccgttgaattgataattttaattcttataatttataactaatcatgattatttaaaaatcacttatttgttggcaaagtgaaattatttaataggtTAGCATATTCTCTATTACAGTaccttaaaattattttgttctgtgattcgtgttttttttttattgcgcaCTATCATCCAATCGGAAAGATCCGTTTAATCAAGGAAAACTAACCTCGTAGATTTTAAAACGAGAATATTCCATCCATAGTGCTCCGTGGTCCTATTTTACGTGTGGCAAGTAAATAATACCATTGCTAGAAAAAGTCAAAAACGTTCTTTCGCGAAGTTGCGTCACCCACATGTTCTGTCTGAAGTGAATTAAAAACGAGAATTAAATTGAACAGTTGATAAAAACCACAAAAATGTTGTGCGCGACGCGGGTGATGGGCCGAAAGGCTTTGGAATGCTCCGGCATTGGTACAGACTTTTACACACAAAGAAACTTCAGCACAATCCTAAAAAGCGTAAGTGCCCATTTTATTTTCGAAAACGAATGAAAGTCGTTTGTCATGGGTCTTAAAATGTCAATTGAGTGTTCTTCTCAAGTTTTCAATAATCCTgtatattattcatttattcactgTTAGATTCTTGTAGTAGTCTCGCCGGTCCTTGGTAGTCACATGAGGTCGATTCAAAACTgtgattttttgttatatttcgTTATTTTCACGTGATTTCAGACCGCAGCCCCTACAGTACCCATTTACCAACGACATGCTACTCAGTACAGAAACAAGTAAGTTccaattaatatatttttcgcAATTATTTCGTCATAACCTAACATATCTTATGCGACGTACTTTGAATATTAGCCATAAAATGATATCTCTTAAGTTCCCGAAACATTTGATTATTTCATTTAGTTGCATCAGTTTGTTGTGAAATAAAAGTACTTGAACAGATGCCAGGTTTTACTCTTAAGTAGATTCTAAGTCAATTTCTCTGTAGTCCTCAGGAGGTACCAATGCTGTTGCCACTTTTTTGTCTTGACCATTGAAGAATGAATTAGATGTGAAAAGTTAttacataaatgtttttttgttgcaTTCTGTGTAACTCGATTGCAATTTAAGTGAATATTATCAGTTAGTATAATCTTTTCTCTCTAAATTAGATCACACAATCGGAAGAAATAAAAAGCATATTTCTATTAATTTAAAGTTTCCCAGTACGTCTGATGTTCAGTCTGTCTCTTTCAAGCTGAAATGGTTGGATAAGTTTTGTTTGTGTGTAACAATGTGCAAGTTGCataaattttgtcaatcaaagtAAAGTGGAGTGGCCCTGTCTAATACAACTCGCATTATTTTTCTTGCACATTTACATTGGGCTGTATGGTGTGAAGTGTGTAAATGTTCAACGGTGGGTCAGTAATCAAATGGTTTtacttatgtacagtcaacccccaaaaatatgtaccacagacttttATTCCGATGTAATAAGGCAGTATACTAGGTGTGAAAAGGACAGATAGAATCCGAAACACTATgctgcgctcaaaaacacgtatagccgacgttgggaaagagactgctaagctgaagtgggactgggctggacacgtctgtcgcatgcacccacagagGTGGGCTCACACAGTCACTTGGTGGGCACCAGAGGACGGCCGTCGACAGCGAGGCAGACcgaaaaggagatggcgggacgatttagatgcgtatgcaagggattggcctgacattgtgctgaaccgggaggtgtggagatcaagaggagaggcctttgcccagcagtgggacactattgtaggctagttaaaaataaggcagtaacatatttttgagtggttcaaaTAGATACAtgtttttacacttgactgtactccCTCATGTAAATGCCATAGGGGTTTGAATTATTAGGTTGTGCATTATTGTCTTTCCTTGCCCATCAACAAATTTGGGGTCATAATCTAGGGTTGCCAACCTCAAGTAAAACAGTTTGAACAACACGCAACAATTAcagaaatatttatattaaaaactgGGCACAGTAAcagtaatatttaaattagcCGTGGATGGATATGTAGCTGAGGATTGCAAAAGTGATGCACCATTTATAAAATACATGATCTTATCAGGTCACTTTGAATACCCAGAATGTCATAGGATATGGCAAAAAGCAGGAAATGTACTGTGAAAACAGAATGGTTGGCACCCTATTTTTACgtatgagtatttctcaaaaagttgtcccatcatgaaattgacaagaaatcagtttgtcatgaaattattaacactaaggacgagatcataaagcATAAAATGCATAAAACATCAAAATTTCTTGatgtcaggaaaacgtcacgaaatcttgtgagcaaaaatcataattttataatcGAAACTTtgtattggatccaacaacaaagattatcggACTTTTTAGCACCTtcaccacaaggttttgtatatgtttaaatacaatattacttatatttcaAGTTCAAATAGTGTCaggaaatatatatatgtttgttATAAggggacaactgaaaatggacaactttttgagaaatcaTCTTATTGCACCCTCGTTGATGATTAACGAGTATGTCATGTTATCCGCAGGTCGGATGGCGTCCGCGGAGCCGTCATTGGCATTGACTTGGGAACCACCAACTCCTGCGTGGCTGTCATGGAGGGCAAGACGCCCAAGGTGAGTCCATGCCACTGGGGTTTACTTACAGCAGTGGTTGCTAACTTTTTTTGAC is part of the Choristoneura fumiferana chromosome 26, NRCan_CFum_1, whole genome shotgun sequence genome and encodes:
- the LOC141442639 gene encoding uncharacterized protein, with protein sequence MESDFKRDDLCRVCLSSGDEMQELFVKENDLVEQIEYCTGLLLLPTPSLPTLICQPCVSRLRTAHSFKRICLDSQNSLRSHLTNTNISTDELPKASCVPVTPVTVKIEMDMDVGDEIGDEIGDDDDGGWLDTVRKSIRIKMKKEKADSPVSVKPRALKRGPHKRRGRPPRARAAADSAPEDDTQTDSWTTETAGVPFKVRRVPCPACDLHFTSKVELAAHRARAHPAPRPTPRPKGDKSSLWVCEFCGKTFTYQSSHYSHLRSHLPPVHACPQCEYRTWHRHDLTKHMRIHSGEKNYQCAICANSFYNSSNLLSHMRRTHERSRPHACAQCPKRFYDRTKLRRHQDSHDAIKRFECDVCHSCFTRRCYWKKHLQKQHGVVIPPARCGRKRLNYEVGEDLIDAKKDWPALLRDSVTVPSTEEGMEQTDKRKIS